From Ferroacidibacillus organovorans, a single genomic window includes:
- a CDS encoding TetR/AcrR family transcriptional regulator, whose translation MSVHKIATPVKDLELVRVRREQIVNAATMLFLKKGYHRTTTREIARESGLGTGTLYEYIGSKEDILLLVCDMIHSQVEAKLHATTPSGMTMAEAFPGLLKNFFHAIDDVQDLVVLIYQETRSLPKDYMRAVLAREQGISNYFAKLLQRGIDDGSFTLAPDLVMLMAHNITVLGQMWAFRRWSIHRSYTLDTFTDTQTSLIMRELCSAT comes from the coding sequence GTGTCCGTTCATAAAATTGCCACACCCGTAAAGGATCTCGAGTTAGTTCGAGTGCGACGGGAACAGATTGTCAATGCGGCGACCATGCTTTTTTTAAAAAAGGGATACCATCGCACAACGACGCGTGAGATAGCCAGGGAGAGCGGCTTGGGTACGGGAACGCTTTACGAGTATATTGGATCAAAAGAAGACATTCTCCTGTTGGTCTGCGACATGATTCACTCCCAGGTGGAGGCTAAACTTCACGCGACAACGCCGAGTGGAATGACCATGGCTGAAGCATTTCCAGGGCTTCTCAAAAACTTTTTCCACGCAATTGATGATGTACAGGATCTCGTCGTTTTGATTTATCAAGAGACGCGTTCACTGCCAAAGGACTACATGCGCGCGGTGCTGGCTCGTGAACAAGGGATCAGCAACTATTTTGCAAAACTTTTGCAGCGCGGAATTGACGATGGTTCATTTACGCTTGCGCCAGATCTTGTCATGCTGATGGCGCACAACATCACGGTGCTCGGGCAAATGTGGGCGTTTCGCAGGTGGTCGATTCATCGCTCGTATACTCTGG
- a CDS encoding 3D domain-containing protein, translating to MRRIIGWITSVAMMAQTSASLHSSPSHHHTKTAPAIVYHIQPGDTLQIIAKRFKTSVATLERLNPIKNPDLIQAGQILRIPQTLPFAPPGTKAIVSTLTAYTDGYSSTGKLPGSQAFGVTATGDTTIQGITAAVDPNVIPYGTVLYIPGVGFRIADDTGGAITGTHIDVFYQNEATALQFGRKKNQIVYILPYSMRLMMKGIIRANEHVHTAFHAYNKRIIQRKDAPLKRAAHNDYLQLLLLRSRHAIFAAHSKRPATGFGILDAPDIALMQSIWRPVFAVAKRVL from the coding sequence ATGAGACGGATCATCGGGTGGATCACGTCAGTCGCAATGATGGCGCAGACGAGCGCCTCACTTCATTCTTCACCGTCACACCATCACACGAAGACAGCTCCTGCAATTGTCTACCACATTCAGCCTGGAGATACCCTGCAAATCATCGCAAAACGCTTTAAAACTTCGGTCGCAACGCTTGAGAGACTTAATCCGATCAAAAACCCAGACCTTATCCAGGCAGGACAGATACTGCGGATTCCACAAACGCTTCCTTTTGCGCCGCCTGGCACAAAAGCCATCGTGAGCACGTTGACCGCATACACGGACGGCTATTCTTCCACAGGTAAACTTCCTGGGTCACAAGCCTTCGGGGTAACTGCCACAGGTGACACGACCATTCAAGGCATCACAGCCGCCGTCGATCCCAATGTGATTCCATACGGTACCGTCCTCTATATTCCAGGTGTCGGGTTTCGCATCGCAGATGACACAGGGGGCGCCATCACAGGGACACATATTGATGTATTTTACCAAAACGAAGCCACTGCGCTTCAATTTGGGCGAAAGAAAAATCAAATCGTCTACATTCTTCCCTACTCCATGCGCTTGATGATGAAAGGGATCATTCGAGCAAATGAACATGTACACACGGCTTTTCACGCGTACAACAAGCGTATTATACAACGGAAAGATGCGCCACTAAAGCGCGCTGCGCACAATGACTACCTGCAACTTCTCTTGTTGCGCTCGCGTCACGCGATATTTGCCGCACACTCAAAGCGTCCCGCTACTGGCTTCGGCATTCTTGACGCGCCGGACATCGCACTCATGCAATCCATCTGGCGGCCTGTGTTTGCCGTCGCCAAACGTGTACTATAA